From a region of the Vicinamibacterales bacterium genome:
- a CDS encoding VWA domain-containing protein — protein sequence MSVEPLRAFAARLLGDWRAVGDGVQFAYREEPLLAAGALVGLALVVVAWRLARGVRPWRDAVAVPAVLRVRASRLAWVRHAPLVLAGLGVPLALLALADPYSALTTGTVTYPGRRIALMIDASDSMTSWFTAETLNTRSATEPAFFTTVEAAKRFVELRRAGRYRDLMALIEFGDRAYVITPFTSDYDNLLLSISLIGDPVEFSMFPDPGTVIASALDQSIEIFKAFQFLEASGNLMVIFTDGEDTTSLVNGRSLDDILKSAVDNKIPLYFVRTNYGKAFGDGIPDAKWQAAVEKTGGRYYVARDERSLLQAVGDIDRAAVGAIQTTQYTSREPRFAVFAMGAAGCWLLAAALRLGLPVFSSFP from the coding sequence ATGAGTGTCGAGCCGCTGCGGGCCTTCGCGGCGCGACTCCTCGGCGACTGGCGGGCCGTCGGCGATGGGGTCCAGTTCGCCTACCGCGAAGAGCCCCTGCTCGCCGCCGGCGCCCTGGTCGGGCTGGCGCTCGTCGTCGTGGCCTGGCGCCTGGCGCGCGGCGTTCGCCCCTGGCGGGACGCGGTGGCGGTGCCGGCGGTCCTGCGCGTCCGCGCCTCGCGCCTCGCCTGGGTGCGCCACGCACCGCTCGTCCTGGCGGGCCTCGGCGTGCCGCTGGCCCTCCTGGCGCTGGCCGATCCGTACTCGGCGCTCACCACCGGCACCGTGACCTATCCGGGCCGCCGCATCGCGCTGATGATCGACGCGTCCGACAGCATGACGTCGTGGTTCACGGCCGAGACATTGAATACCCGGAGCGCGACCGAGCCGGCGTTCTTCACCACGGTGGAGGCCGCGAAGCGCTTCGTCGAGCTGCGTCGGGCCGGACGGTACCGCGACCTGATGGCGCTCATCGAGTTCGGCGATCGGGCGTACGTGATCACGCCGTTCACCAGCGACTACGACAACCTGCTCCTGAGCATCAGCCTCATCGGCGATCCCGTGGAGTTCTCGATGTTCCCGGATCCGGGCACCGTGATCGCCAGCGCCCTGGACCAGAGCATCGAGATCTTCAAGGCGTTCCAGTTCCTCGAGGCGTCGGGGAACCTCATGGTGATCTTCACCGACGGCGAGGACACGACGTCGCTCGTGAACGGGCGCAGCCTGGACGACATCCTCAAGTCGGCGGTGGACAACAAGATCCCGCTGTACTTCGTGCGCACGAACTACGGCAAGGCGTTCGGCGACGGCATTCCCGACGCGAAGTGGCAGGCGGCGGTCGAGAAGACGGGCGGCCGCTACTACGTCGCGCGCGACGAGCGCAGCCTGCTGCAGGCCGTCGGCGACATCGACCGCGCCGCCGTGGGCGCGATCCAGACCACGCAGTACACCAGCCGAGAGCCGCGCTTCGCCGTATTCGCGATGGGGGCGGCAGGCTGCTGGCTGCTGGCCGCTGCCC
- a CDS encoding DUF58 domain-containing protein — translation MNHHAPAATSLVDLNHIAKIELLILKRLAGGTTGDHRSRADGHGFDFVGLRDWQAGDRFSAIDWPQSTITNFAPLIVREFDQPSSATVLAVADASLSTRCGVDGAPLAAVVARALATIGLSAAFFQDRFGLLAFDRGFSAVSGIAPRTGRGHVVHCLEAYEARRGLEPVAGTTVAAALSGSLRTAALVPVISDFLFDDAHQFVRELVSVNVVHDVFLVVVDSALAFHPGRLSSGWISVRDVEHGGARIVSRRAYRALADRARAWQDEVCAAARAADLDVVRLGGTPAMDELALAEFVAERRLRKVAR, via the coding sequence ATGAACCATCACGCGCCGGCGGCGACGTCGCTCGTCGATCTCAACCACATCGCGAAGATCGAGCTGCTCATCCTGAAGCGCCTCGCCGGTGGCACGACCGGCGACCACCGGAGCCGGGCCGACGGACACGGGTTCGATTTCGTCGGCCTGCGCGACTGGCAGGCCGGCGATCGCTTCTCGGCCATCGACTGGCCGCAGTCCACGATCACCAACTTCGCGCCCCTGATCGTCCGCGAGTTCGATCAGCCCAGCTCCGCGACGGTGCTGGCCGTGGCCGACGCGTCGCTGTCGACCCGGTGCGGCGTGGACGGCGCACCGCTGGCGGCCGTCGTGGCCCGGGCGCTGGCGACCATCGGGCTGTCGGCGGCGTTCTTCCAGGACCGCTTCGGCCTCCTCGCGTTCGACCGCGGGTTCAGCGCCGTGTCGGGCATCGCGCCGCGCACGGGGCGGGGGCACGTGGTCCACTGTCTCGAGGCCTACGAGGCGCGCCGGGGGCTCGAGCCGGTGGCCGGGACCACCGTCGCGGCGGCGCTCTCGGGCAGCCTGCGCACGGCGGCGCTCGTGCCCGTCATCTCGGACTTCCTGTTCGACGACGCGCACCAGTTCGTGCGCGAGCTCGTCTCGGTGAACGTCGTGCACGACGTGTTCCTCGTCGTCGTCGACAGCGCCCTGGCCTTTCACCCCGGCCGCCTCTCGTCGGGCTGGATCTCGGTCCGCGACGTCGAGCACGGCGGCGCGCGCATCGTGTCCCGCCGGGCCTACCGCGCGCTCGCCGACCGGGCGCGGGCGTGGCAGGACGAGGTGTGCGCGGCCGCGCGCGCCGCCGATCTGGACGTGGTCCGCCTCGGCGGCACCCCGGCGATGGACGAACTCGCCCTGGCCGAGTTCGTGGCCGAGCGGCGGCTGCGGAAGGTGGCACGATGA